CCGCATCGTCCAGGTCGGATCGCTCGCGCGCCAGCATTGTCGATAGCCATGCGATGTTGGTGGCGTTGAACCTTTCGACCTCAGCCTTCACTTGCGGTGACAAGTCGGTGCTCTCCGAGGCGAGCATGCCGCAGAGACACATGCGGTTGTCTCGCAACAGGGCATCCCGGAAGATGTTCGTGTATGCCGCCATGCGCGCCGGGAGCTCGGCGACATCGGTCGTCAGATGTTCCAGAAGCAGTGCCAAGTCTTCGGTGTAGCGGCGGGCGAGCGCGACGGCGAGGTCGTCCTTGGTCGGGAAGTGGTAGTGGATGCTCGCGCTCTTGATGCCCACTTCCTTGGCCAACTCGCGAAAGCTCAGGGCCTTGTAGCCACGTGCCTGAACCATGAGGCGAGCCGCCGCCATGATGGTTTCTTTGGTATCGATCGATCCTGAGGCCACAACCTGCTCCTATCAAAACGCTTGACGCGGGATGCTTAGTTCTCTAGCATCTACCTATCAGTAGATAGACAAGCGTCGATTTGCTTTTGTCATCTCTGTGCGAACGTTATTTTAATCTATCTACCACATGGTAGTAATGAAAGATATGCATGAAGTTACTCGACAATCCCGGCGCCCCCAACCCTGCACGCATCCGGATCGTGTTGGCAGAAAAGGGGATCGACGACCAGATGCAGTTCGAAAAGGTGAGCCTGATCGCCGCCGAGCACAAACAGGACGAGTTTCTGAAAAAGAACCCGCTCGGCGTGCTTCCGGTGCTTCAGCTCGACGACGGTACCTATCTTTCCGAGAGCACGGCGATCACGGAATACCTTGACAACCTCGATGGCCATCCGGTGCTGACGGGCCGAACGCCCAAGGAGAAGGGCGTCATCCATATGATGCAGAGGCGCGCCGAGGCGATGGTGCTCGACCCGATCGGCATCTACTTCCACCACGGCACGCCTGGGCTTGGTGCGCAGCTTCAGGT
The sequence above is drawn from the Variovorax sp. J2L1-78 genome and encodes:
- a CDS encoding TetR/AcrR family transcriptional regulator; the protein is MASGSIDTKETIMAAARLMVQARGYKALSFRELAKEVGIKSASIHYHFPTKDDLAVALARRYTEDLALLLEHLTTDVAELPARMAAYTNIFRDALLRDNRMCLCGMLASESTDLSPQVKAEVERFNATNIAWLSTMLARERSDLDDAAIHNRAVAILAAVEGAQLVARGYGDVRRYDQAIGAYRTAGLMP
- a CDS encoding glutathione S-transferase family protein, translated to MKLLDNPGAPNPARIRIVLAEKGIDDQMQFEKVSLIAAEHKQDEFLKKNPLGVLPVLQLDDGTYLSESTAITEYLDNLDGHPVLTGRTPKEKGVIHMMQRRAEAMVLDPIGIYFHHGTPGLGAQLQVYKSPEWAHRTEWAARERAKAEAGLSYFNGVLEATPFVAGEQFSMSDITLFVGLLFADLAGIPIPERYTALAAWRVKVSDRPSVKNRSGQSLDADDLRSLGF